In Flavobacterium gelatinilyticum, a genomic segment contains:
- a CDS encoding M20/M25/M40 family metallo-hydrolase, which produces MKFRQNFSIVLSLLLLSIMANAQKNNMAQTFYKHDKYLSSDKMEGRFVGTKGNNDAAAYIKKHFKKYRLQPFSSGYYQPFKVFVKEGINKMKSDSVSTQNVFGFIEGSDEKLKNEFIVIGAHYDHWGWGGTGSGSKKKDTIAIHNGADDNASGVSALLCILEEVSKLKIKPKRSIIFVSFSGEEEGLLGSKYFVNHLPVKKEAVKVMLNMDMVGRLNSEKQIYMGGAGTFPNGVELMKNLGQNSGLNPVVHAGEVGGSDHVTFYKSGISVIGLHTGGHPQYHTPEDDIDLINFEGGALVSKYIYNALVSIANYNEDLVFIKQD; this is translated from the coding sequence ATGAAATTTAGGCAAAACTTCAGCATTGTTTTAAGCTTGCTGCTTTTGAGTATTATGGCAAATGCTCAAAAAAATAACATGGCACAGACTTTTTACAAACACGATAAATACCTTTCATCAGATAAAATGGAAGGACGTTTTGTGGGAACAAAAGGAAATAACGATGCAGCAGCTTACATTAAAAAACATTTTAAGAAATACAGATTACAGCCATTTAGCAGCGGTTATTACCAGCCTTTTAAGGTATTTGTAAAAGAAGGGATCAACAAAATGAAATCCGACAGCGTTTCGACCCAAAACGTTTTCGGGTTTATTGAAGGTTCTGATGAAAAACTAAAAAATGAGTTTATCGTTATAGGCGCACATTATGATCATTGGGGCTGGGGCGGAACAGGATCCGGAAGCAAGAAGAAAGACACCATTGCGATTCATAACGGAGCCGATGATAATGCTTCGGGCGTTTCGGCCTTGTTATGTATTCTTGAAGAAGTTTCAAAACTTAAAATAAAACCCAAACGAAGCATTATTTTTGTTTCTTTCAGCGGGGAAGAAGAAGGATTACTGGGATCAAAATATTTTGTAAACCATCTTCCCGTAAAAAAAGAAGCTGTAAAAGTCATGCTCAACATGGATATGGTAGGAAGATTAAATTCTGAAAAACAAATCTATATGGGCGGCGCAGGAACTTTCCCAAACGGAGTTGAACTTATGAAAAACCTCGGGCAAAACAGCGGACTAAATCCTGTTGTTCACGCCGGCGAAGTAGGAGGTTCGGATCACGTTACTTTTTATAAATCTGGAATTTCTGTAATTGGTTTACACACCGGCGGACATCCGCAGTACCACACTCCGGAAGATGATATTGATTTAATTAATTTTGAAGGCGGCGCTTTGGTTTCGAAATATATTTATAATGCTTTAGTAAGTATTGCGAATTATAATGAAGATTTGGTTTTTATAAAGCAGGATTAA
- a CDS encoding L-rhamnose mutarotase, with protein MQKYCLALDLNNDPDLIAQYIEYHKNVWPEIQKSIKDSGISNLEIYNVGDRLFMIIEANDTFSFEEKGKMDAENPKVQEWETLMWKFQKALPQAKSGEKWILMDKIFELK; from the coding sequence ATGCAAAAGTACTGCCTAGCCTTAGATTTAAACAACGATCCCGATTTGATTGCCCAATACATTGAGTATCATAAAAATGTCTGGCCTGAAATACAGAAAAGCATCAAAGATTCCGGAATTTCCAATTTAGAGATTTACAATGTAGGCGATCGTTTGTTTATGATAATCGAAGCCAATGATACTTTCTCATTTGAAGAAAAAGGAAAAATGGACGCCGAAAATCCAAAAGTGCAGGAATGGGAAACCCTGATGTGGAAATTCCAAAAAGCACTGCCACAGGCAAAATCCGGCGAAAAATGGATTTTAATGGATAAGATTTTTGAACTGAAATAA
- a CDS encoding sialidase family protein, producing the protein MKLKKYYPAALLVSVFVSCNSVKEDPKAVNITQNYIADKPVTAASHASTLVELENNELLAAWFGGTYEGAKDVGIYVSSYKNKKWSAPKELIEPLIKDGDTLPCWNPVLFKSKAENLYLFYKVGKNPREWFGAMIVSKDDGKTWSEAKYLPKGILGPIRNKPIETSSGIILCGSSTESVDDNKWRVFIETYNENKDSWTIADINDKKNFDIIQPTFLVHSDKKIQILSRSRHNKLISSWSEDNGQTWQKTDSINVVNSNSGVDAVTLSDKSFLLVNNPLKMGKDWFNGRNVLDVEYSNDGVNWKKLFDLEKQKEGEFSYPAIIQTSDNKIHVLYTYNRKYIKHTTFDLQ; encoded by the coding sequence ATGAAATTAAAAAAATATTATCCGGCTGCTTTACTGGTTTCGGTTTTTGTTTCCTGCAATTCAGTTAAAGAAGATCCAAAAGCTGTAAACATTACCCAAAATTATATTGCCGATAAACCGGTTACCGCAGCAAGTCATGCTTCGACATTGGTCGAATTAGAAAATAATGAACTTCTGGCAGCGTGGTTTGGCGGTACCTACGAAGGTGCAAAAGATGTTGGTATTTATGTTTCATCTTACAAAAACAAAAAATGGTCGGCTCCAAAAGAGCTGATAGAACCTTTAATCAAAGACGGCGATACACTGCCATGCTGGAATCCGGTGTTGTTTAAAAGCAAAGCCGAGAATTTGTATTTGTTTTACAAAGTCGGGAAAAATCCAAGAGAGTGGTTTGGCGCTATGATCGTTTCTAAAGATGACGGAAAAACATGGAGCGAAGCAAAATACCTGCCAAAAGGAATTTTAGGACCAATTAGAAATAAACCAATCGAAACTTCTTCCGGAATTATTTTATGCGGCAGCAGCACCGAAAGTGTAGACGACAACAAATGGAGGGTTTTTATCGAAACTTATAATGAAAATAAAGACAGCTGGACGATTGCCGATATTAATGATAAGAAAAACTTTGACATTATCCAGCCGACGTTTTTGGTGCATTCTGATAAAAAAATCCAGATTTTATCCCGAAGCCGACACAACAAATTAATCTCGTCCTGGTCTGAAGACAACGGACAAACCTGGCAGAAAACGGATAGTATAAATGTTGTAAATTCGAATTCAGGAGTAGATGCCGTAACTTTATCAGATAAATCATTTTTATTGGTCAACAATCCTTTAAAAATGGGGAAAGACTGGTTTAACGGACGAAACGTTCTCGATGTAGAATATTCTAACGATGGTGTAAACTGGAAAAAACTGTTCGATCTCGAAAAACAAAAGGAAGGCGAATTCAGTTATCCGGCCATTATTCAGACATCAGACAATAAAATACACGTTTTGTATACCTATAACCGTAAGTATATCAAACACACCACATTCGATTTACAATAA
- a CDS encoding SusD/RagB family nutrient-binding outer membrane lipoprotein, with product MKNSYKIKTIGVVVSMLAVFSSCTQDFDEINTNKNTLTEDQLDPTLAGPAFASALYAGIHNGSYSSPVDDQGTWGIATGILPSTFTHYLSCGYGTERNAFVNGYEGRGWLRFYTVAVPALNNAIKASEGNADALAVLKIWKVFMYNQMVDCYGPIPYTEAGNNKEKVPYDSVESIYEDFFKLLDEANATLNATAATTVGTLQPNDRVYGGNVQSWKRFGNSLRLRLALRISDIDPAKAKAQAEAAVAAGVIETNEQSATFKVSNITPNNLNMIVNAWGYFMTASMESLLVGYDDPRLAKWFSPIDTGVYQGRPVGGLQGQFGTTKFSMFNNDVLGSGANGTLMDTKNIEIFMASENYLSRAEGALNGWNMIGTAQTLYEQGITLSLRQWGITDAAEISNYIAGTSVPSIPNAATAYPTIGLQNVPVTLPVAWSSSEANQRTQIAVQKYLAVFPESWEAWADLRRSDAKVIYEPINTDNLEPGVGKSLMKRVIYVTNEYSANGEAVEDAIKKLGGPDSGGTRLWWDTK from the coding sequence ATGAAAAATAGTTATAAAATTAAAACAATAGGAGTTGTCGTATCGATGCTCGCTGTTTTTTCAAGCTGTACACAGGATTTTGACGAAATAAACACGAACAAAAATACACTTACAGAAGACCAGCTTGATCCAACTCTTGCAGGACCGGCATTTGCTTCGGCATTATATGCAGGTATTCACAATGGTTCATATTCTTCTCCTGTAGATGATCAGGGAACATGGGGTATTGCAACAGGTATTTTGCCTTCTACATTTACTCATTACTTAAGCTGTGGATACGGAACAGAAAGAAATGCATTTGTTAATGGTTATGAAGGTCGTGGATGGTTACGTTTTTATACTGTAGCTGTACCGGCATTAAACAATGCAATTAAAGCATCTGAAGGAAATGCAGACGCACTTGCAGTACTAAAAATCTGGAAAGTATTTATGTACAACCAAATGGTAGACTGCTACGGTCCGATTCCTTATACAGAAGCAGGAAACAATAAAGAAAAAGTTCCTTACGATAGTGTAGAATCTATTTACGAAGACTTTTTTAAATTGTTAGACGAAGCAAACGCAACACTTAATGCTACAGCTGCAACAACAGTGGGAACATTACAGCCAAACGACCGAGTGTACGGAGGAAATGTACAAAGCTGGAAAAGATTTGGAAACAGTCTTAGATTACGTCTAGCATTAAGAATTTCAGATATTGATCCTGCTAAAGCAAAAGCTCAGGCAGAAGCTGCAGTAGCAGCCGGTGTGATCGAAACTAACGAGCAAAGTGCTACTTTTAAAGTAAGTAACATTACACCAAACAACCTGAATATGATTGTAAATGCTTGGGGATATTTCATGACAGCTTCTATGGAAAGTCTTCTTGTAGGATACGATGATCCAAGATTAGCTAAATGGTTTTCTCCTATCGATACAGGTGTTTATCAAGGAAGACCGGTTGGAGGATTACAAGGTCAGTTTGGAACAACTAAATTCTCAATGTTTAATAATGATGTATTAGGAAGCGGTGCAAATGGAACCCTTATGGATACTAAAAATATTGAAATTTTCATGGCCTCAGAAAACTATCTAAGCAGAGCCGAAGGTGCTTTAAACGGATGGAATATGATTGGTACAGCACAAACTTTATACGAGCAGGGTATCACATTATCATTAAGACAGTGGGGTATTACAGATGCGGCTGAAATTTCAAATTATATCGCCGGAACATCTGTTCCATCTATACCAAACGCAGCAACAGCTTATCCTACTATTGGTTTGCAAAATGTTCCTGTAACTCTTCCTGTTGCATGGTCATCTTCTGAAGCTAACCAGCGTACACAAATTGCAGTTCAGAAATATTTAGCTGTTTTCCCTGAGTCATGGGAAGCATGGGCTGATTTAAGAAGAAGTGATGCTAAAGTTATTTATGAGCCAATCAATACAGATAATCTTGAGCCAGGAGTAGGTAAAAGTTTAATGAAACGTGTTATTTACGTTACAAACGAATATTCTGCAAATGGTGAAGCAGTTGAAGATGCCATTAAAAAACTTGGAGGTCCTGATTCAGGAGGAACAAGACTTTGGTGGGATACTAAATAA
- a CDS encoding SusC/RagA family TonB-linked outer membrane protein codes for MIKNVLKLLFVICLFGFQNLQAQTTVKGTITDAQSGIPIPGANVVVKGTKTSTSSDFDGKYTITVPNQSAVLVFSYVGSAPKEVTVGTQTTINAALGAATQQLGEVVVTALGIKREKKAVTYSAQNIAVDEISEARSLNVANSLSGKVAGLNYSTTSNGVGSSSRITLRGNRSLNGNNQPLYVVDGVPISNGTTTGNSDVDTGGTTQPDGISNINPEDIASMTVLKGPSAAALYGNRASNGVIIITTKSGKAGKTSISVSSNFMASSAYNLTNFQNQYGQGDGGAYNPISVSSWGGKLDGRQVSAWQLATNPNYAGPATTDYSSQPNNVRDFWKTGYNLANTLSITTGNEKAQGYFSYTNTRAEGIVQGNALDRHNLNLRLTSKLTDKLSLDVKTNYIVQKIDNLLRTGEESIGTSAYLLPRSIKFNEYRDFEYRDGSGQLQQNYFIDEAGSPGGNPYWSALRSDARDDKRNRFIGLASLKYDISKNVSLQVRSGLDQMTNTTVRNRYATKAFNNNLGQYSEFYETVSEFNTDALLSYKETFGDFTVGLNAGANLLKQSSSSLTSGGVLSKRNYFSLINVTTVQSTSTMSEKQVNSVYGFSQIGFRNYLFLDITARNDWSSALPSQNRSFFYPSVGLSAVVSDMVTLPEVISFAKVRGSYAKVGNDTDPYQTSSQLSYIGGNGGMLYSQTTAANPNLKPEMSSSTEFGADIRFFKSRLGLDFTYFQTKTSDQIFYINTPESSSKSRAVLNGGDIENKGIELTLTATPVQTENFSWDITANYASYKSKITSIYDNREELVIGDGRMVRSKVVKGGEYGDLYIKGFSRTLDGQIVVNAAGIPLATDDFVVRAGNFNPDWTAGFKNNFRYKDFSLSFLVDFRIGGEVISYTQARQAGLGVSDVTLAGREGGIIVPGVVDGTFLPNTTSITAEQYWTSVGQRTPVAEPFIYDATNIRLRELVFGYSLPKRILQNSGFANIDFSIVGRNLFFFMNKAKYFDPEAGAGTGNLQGIESFNIPSTREYGVNVKFGF; via the coding sequence ATGATCAAGAACGTACTAAAATTACTGTTTGTGATATGCTTATTTGGATTCCAAAATCTACAAGCACAAACAACAGTAAAAGGAACGATAACAGATGCTCAAAGCGGAATTCCGATCCCTGGGGCAAACGTTGTTGTTAAGGGAACAAAAACAAGTACATCATCGGATTTTGATGGTAAGTACACGATTACAGTTCCAAATCAATCAGCAGTTTTGGTTTTCTCTTATGTTGGTTCAGCTCCAAAAGAAGTAACCGTAGGAACTCAGACTACAATTAATGCCGCTCTGGGTGCAGCAACACAACAATTAGGAGAGGTAGTTGTTACAGCTCTTGGTATTAAAAGAGAGAAAAAAGCAGTTACTTACTCTGCACAAAACATTGCAGTAGATGAGATTTCAGAAGCAAGATCATTAAACGTTGCCAACTCACTTTCAGGTAAGGTTGCAGGTCTTAATTACTCTACAACTTCAAATGGTGTTGGGTCTTCTTCTAGAATTACATTACGTGGTAACAGATCGCTTAACGGAAACAACCAGCCATTATATGTAGTAGATGGTGTGCCAATCAGCAACGGAACTACAACAGGTAACTCTGATGTTGATACAGGAGGAACTACACAGCCGGATGGTATTTCGAACATCAACCCTGAAGATATCGCTTCGATGACCGTTCTTAAAGGACCATCTGCAGCGGCTCTTTACGGAAACAGAGCGAGTAATGGTGTTATCATTATTACTACTAAATCTGGTAAAGCCGGAAAAACTTCAATCTCGGTTTCGTCTAACTTTATGGCATCTTCAGCTTATAACTTGACTAATTTCCAAAATCAGTATGGTCAGGGAGACGGCGGAGCTTACAATCCGATTTCAGTTTCAAGCTGGGGAGGAAAATTAGACGGACGTCAGGTTTCAGCTTGGCAGTTAGCAACTAATCCTAACTATGCAGGACCAGCTACAACAGATTACAGTTCACAGCCAAATAACGTTCGTGATTTCTGGAAAACAGGATACAACCTTGCTAATACATTATCTATCACTACAGGAAATGAAAAAGCACAAGGATATTTTTCTTACACTAACACAAGAGCAGAAGGTATTGTTCAGGGGAATGCTTTAGACAGACACAATCTTAACTTAAGATTGACAAGTAAGCTTACAGACAAATTATCATTAGATGTAAAAACAAACTACATTGTACAAAAAATTGATAACTTATTAAGAACAGGAGAAGAATCTATAGGTACATCTGCTTATTTACTTCCTCGTAGTATCAAATTTAATGAGTACCGTGATTTCGAATACAGAGACGGTTCTGGACAATTACAACAAAATTACTTTATTGACGAGGCAGGTTCTCCAGGTGGAAACCCTTATTGGTCAGCATTAAGAAGTGATGCTCGTGATGATAAAAGAAACAGATTTATTGGTCTTGCGTCTCTTAAGTACGACATCTCAAAAAATGTTAGCTTACAGGTAAGATCAGGTCTTGATCAAATGACAAACACTACTGTTAGAAACAGATATGCAACAAAAGCATTCAATAATAACTTAGGTCAGTACAGCGAATTTTACGAAACGGTAAGTGAATTTAATACAGATGCTTTACTTTCTTATAAAGAAACATTTGGTGATTTCACAGTTGGACTTAATGCCGGTGCTAACTTGTTAAAACAATCTAGTTCATCTTTAACATCAGGCGGTGTTTTAAGTAAAAGAAATTATTTTTCTTTGATCAACGTAACGACAGTTCAGTCAACTTCTACAATGTCAGAAAAACAAGTTAATTCAGTTTATGGATTCTCTCAGATTGGTTTCAGAAATTACCTTTTCCTTGATATCACAGCAAGAAATGACTGGTCATCTGCTTTACCATCACAAAACAGATCTTTCTTCTATCCATCTGTAGGACTTTCTGCAGTTGTTTCGGACATGGTTACTTTACCTGAAGTTATCAGTTTTGCAAAAGTTAGAGGATCTTATGCTAAAGTGGGTAACGATACAGATCCTTACCAGACAAGTTCTCAGTTATCTTACATTGGTGGTAATGGTGGTATGTTGTATTCTCAAACAACAGCTGCAAACCCTAATTTAAAGCCTGAAATGTCAAGCTCTACTGAGTTTGGTGCTGATATTAGATTTTTCAAAAGCCGTTTAGGATTAGATTTTACTTATTTCCAGACCAAAACTTCAGATCAGATTTTCTACATAAATACACCTGAATCTTCTTCAAAATCAAGAGCAGTATTAAATGGTGGTGATATCGAAAACAAAGGTATCGAGTTAACTCTTACAGCTACTCCTGTGCAGACAGAAAATTTCTCTTGGGATATTACAGCTAACTACGCTTCTTATAAATCAAAAATCACGTCTATTTATGATAACAGAGAAGAATTAGTTATTGGTGACGGACGTATGGTAAGAAGTAAAGTAGTTAAAGGTGGTGAATACGGAGATTTATACATTAAAGGATTTTCAAGAACACTTGACGGACAAATCGTTGTAAACGCTGCAGGTATACCATTAGCAACAGATGATTTTGTAGTACGTGCAGGAAACTTTAACCCAGACTGGACAGCAGGTTTCAAAAACAATTTCAGATATAAAGATTTTTCTTTAAGCTTCTTAGTTGATTTTAGAATTGGTGGTGAGGTTATTTCTTATACACAAGCAAGACAAGCAGGTTTAGGGGTAAGTGATGTTACTCTGGCTGGTAGAGAAGGCGGTATTATTGTTCCTGGAGTTGTTGATGGAACTTTCCTTCCAAACACTACAAGTATTACTGCAGAACAATACTGGACGTCAGTAGGACAAAGAACTCCGGTAGCAGAACCATTTATTTATGACGCTACTAACATTAGATTGAGAGAGCTTGTTTTTGGATATTCATTACCAAAACGTATATTACAAAACTCTGGATTTGCAAATATCGATTTCTCAATTGTGGGAAGAAACTTGTTCTTCTTTATGAATAAAGCTAAATATTTTGACCCTGAAGCTGGAGCGGGAACAGGAAACTTACAAGGTATTGAATCTTTCAATATTCCTTCTACCAGAGAATATGGTGTAAACGTGAAGTTTGGATTTTAA
- a CDS encoding glycoside hydrolase family 3 N-terminal domain-containing protein, which yields MLQLRMRKTAIIFVMAVGFLNQTHAQKKYLYQDAQAPVEDRVKDLLSRMTLEEKVRQMDMYRGDFFKEKEDFAKGKSAEKIGKLGIGAIHDLYPRSAKMINDLQTNVIKGNRWGIPALIMCEMLHGYLDEGSTTFPMNIGLGATWDTSVLDKVGKVIGMEARAHGVHFGFGPNLDLGREPRWGRVAETFGEDAFLNSEIGLAFIKGLQGDDLKSDRSIIAEPKHFAVHGIPQAGGNSSPILVGERSAREDHLPSFEKAFRKGGALGTMCAYSELDGIPCAANSWLLTDVLRKEWGFKGIVVSDLGAIKYIQTTHKVSDSPKESIREAVSSGVDMQFYDFSNEFWQNTIIELVNEKKLTMENIDRAAGGVLRLKFLLGLFENPFTEKNLIKERFHTKENQAVALEAAQKSMVLLKNDNNILPLSKNLKNIAVIGPNANASRLGGYSPKNSVGVTVFEGVQQVMGKTANVVYEEGVPLIVKGQAIPSKYLFISDGSQNGLKGEYFNNRNLEGAPALTRIDSQLEFDWPWAPGDGVNVDDFSIRWTGYIQSDKSFDGWLGLSSDDGIRMWIDDQLVIDNWTKGATSIVTTPKNIEAGKKYKVRIEMWEGGWGARAHLRWNLEKVDMQPAIEAAKKADVAIVVLGESNELVEENRDVADLNLHGMQQEFIEAIQKTGTPVVCVLLNGRPLSTNWIAENIPAVIEGWFPGEFGGRAVADVLFGDYNPGGRLPITVPKSVGQLPIYYNQKPSAIHKYVAESEHPLYSFGHGLSYTTFAYSNLKLNTKEIKPNGEIKVSVDVKNTGNLDGDEVVQLYINDVYSSVTTPEKTLKGFKRLNIKKGETKNVEFTLTQDELSIWNRQMKRVVEPGDFEVMVGGNSTDLLKTNFKVSN from the coding sequence ATGTTACAATTAAGAATGAGAAAAACGGCCATTATTTTTGTAATGGCTGTTGGTTTTTTAAACCAGACCCACGCCCAGAAAAAGTATCTGTATCAAGATGCGCAAGCGCCTGTTGAAGACAGAGTAAAAGACTTGTTAAGCCGTATGACACTTGAAGAAAAAGTGCGTCAGATGGATATGTACAGAGGTGATTTTTTTAAAGAAAAAGAAGATTTTGCTAAAGGTAAATCAGCTGAAAAAATTGGAAAATTAGGAATTGGAGCGATTCATGATCTTTATCCGCGTTCGGCAAAAATGATCAACGACCTTCAAACAAACGTTATTAAAGGAAACCGTTGGGGAATTCCGGCTTTGATTATGTGTGAAATGCTTCACGGATATTTAGACGAAGGAAGTACCACTTTCCCAATGAACATTGGACTTGGTGCGACTTGGGATACTTCTGTTTTAGATAAAGTAGGAAAAGTAATTGGTATGGAAGCCAGAGCGCATGGAGTGCATTTTGGTTTTGGACCAAACTTAGATTTAGGACGCGAACCAAGATGGGGAAGAGTTGCTGAAACTTTTGGAGAAGATGCTTTCTTAAACAGTGAAATAGGTTTGGCATTCATCAAAGGATTGCAGGGAGACGATTTAAAATCAGATCGTTCTATTATTGCAGAACCAAAACACTTTGCAGTTCACGGTATTCCACAAGCGGGAGGAAATTCTTCTCCAATTTTAGTGGGGGAACGTTCGGCCCGTGAAGATCACCTTCCTTCATTCGAAAAAGCATTCAGAAAAGGCGGTGCGTTAGGAACTATGTGTGCATACTCAGAATTAGACGGAATTCCTTGTGCTGCAAACAGCTGGTTATTAACAGATGTTTTAAGAAAAGAATGGGGTTTTAAAGGAATTGTGGTTTCAGATTTAGGAGCTATAAAATACATTCAAACAACTCATAAAGTTTCTGATTCTCCAAAAGAAAGTATCAGAGAAGCGGTTTCTTCGGGCGTTGATATGCAGTTTTATGATTTTTCAAATGAATTTTGGCAAAATACCATCATTGAATTGGTAAACGAAAAGAAACTGACAATGGAAAACATCGACCGTGCTGCGGGAGGCGTTTTACGTTTGAAATTCTTATTAGGATTATTTGAAAATCCGTTTACAGAAAAAAACCTGATTAAAGAGCGATTTCATACCAAAGAAAACCAGGCAGTAGCTTTAGAAGCGGCTCAAAAATCAATGGTTTTACTGAAAAATGATAACAATATTTTACCATTAAGCAAAAATCTTAAAAACATTGCTGTTATCGGACCAAATGCAAATGCTTCAAGGCTTGGAGGTTATTCTCCTAAAAATAGTGTTGGAGTAACCGTTTTTGAAGGCGTACAGCAAGTAATGGGAAAAACGGCTAATGTGGTTTATGAAGAAGGTGTACCGCTGATTGTAAAAGGACAGGCTATCCCATCGAAATATTTATTTATTTCAGACGGATCTCAAAACGGATTAAAAGGAGAATATTTCAATAACAGAAATTTAGAAGGAGCTCCGGCTTTAACCCGTATTGACAGCCAATTAGAATTTGACTGGCCTTGGGCACCTGGAGATGGTGTGAATGTGGATGATTTTTCTATTCGCTGGACAGGTTATATTCAGTCAGATAAATCATTTGATGGCTGGTTAGGTTTAAGTTCAGATGACGGAATCAGAATGTGGATCGATGATCAATTGGTTATAGACAACTGGACAAAAGGAGCAACAAGTATTGTGACTACTCCAAAAAATATTGAAGCAGGTAAAAAATACAAAGTCCGCATAGAAATGTGGGAAGGAGGCTGGGGAGCCAGAGCTCACTTGCGTTGGAACTTAGAAAAAGTAGATATGCAGCCGGCAATCGAAGCAGCTAAAAAAGCAGATGTTGCCATTGTAGTTTTAGGAGAATCAAATGAATTGGTTGAAGAAAACAGAGATGTTGCTGATTTGAATTTACACGGAATGCAGCAGGAATTTATTGAAGCGATTCAAAAAACAGGAACTCCGGTAGTTTGTGTGTTATTAAATGGTCGTCCGCTTTCTACAAACTGGATTGCCGAAAATATTCCGGCAGTAATTGAAGGCTGGTTCCCGGGAGAATTTGGAGGAAGAGCTGTAGCTGATGTTTTATTTGGAGATTACAATCCGGGTGGAAGACTGCCAATCACGGTTCCAAAATCAGTAGGACAGTTACCTATATATTATAATCAAAAACCATCTGCTATTCATAAATACGTGGCAGAAAGTGAACACCCGTTATATTCATTCGGTCACGGTTTGAGTTATACAACCTTTGCTTATTCAAATTTGAAGTTAAATACAAAAGAAATTAAACCAAACGGAGAAATTAAAGTTTCTGTTGATGTTAAGAATACAGGAAACCTTGATGGTGACGAAGTGGTGCAGCTATACATTAATGATGTATACAGTTCTGTAACTACGCCGGAAAAAACATTAAAAGGCTTTAAAAGACTAAACATCAAAAAAGGAGAAACTAAAAATGTAGAATTCACGCTTACACAAGATGAATTATCTATCTGGAACAGACAAATGAAAAGGGTTGTAGAGCCCGGCGATTTTGAAGTAATGGTAGGAGGAAATTCGACAGATTTACTAAAAACCAATTTTAAAGTTTCGAACTAA